A region from the Nocardia terpenica genome encodes:
- the ku gene encoding non-homologous end joining protein Ku, giving the protein MRSIWKGSIAFGLVNVPVKVYTATEDHDIKFHQVHAKDGGRIKYDRVCTVCGQSVQYSDIDKAYESPDGDKVILTDEDFAKLPIAEKHEIPVLQFVPAEQIDPILYDKSYYLEPDSNTPKAYVLLAKTLEQVDRVALVHFTLRQKTRLAALRVHDGTLLLQTLLWPDEVRAVEFESLDGAAEPKSQEIRMAETLVDSMSDDFDPTLYTDEYQIELKKLLDEAIESGSGKVTRREEAAPAEMDAEVVDLVAALQRSLEATGRRTAKSEPAKKTPAKKSAAKKSTARKAPAKAAKKSAKQSTRKGA; this is encoded by the coding sequence ATGCGCTCGATCTGGAAGGGCTCCATCGCGTTCGGGCTGGTGAATGTTCCGGTCAAGGTCTACACGGCCACCGAGGACCACGACATCAAGTTCCATCAGGTGCATGCCAAGGACGGCGGGCGGATCAAATACGACCGCGTGTGCACGGTCTGCGGGCAGTCGGTGCAGTACTCCGATATCGACAAGGCCTACGAATCCCCCGACGGCGACAAGGTGATCCTCACCGACGAGGATTTCGCCAAGCTGCCGATCGCGGAGAAGCACGAGATTCCGGTGCTGCAATTCGTGCCCGCCGAACAGATCGACCCGATTCTCTACGACAAGAGCTATTACCTCGAGCCCGACTCGAATACACCGAAAGCCTATGTGCTGCTGGCGAAGACGCTCGAACAGGTGGACCGGGTGGCGCTGGTGCACTTCACGCTGCGGCAGAAGACCAGGCTGGCGGCGCTGCGCGTGCACGACGGAACCCTGCTGCTGCAGACGCTGCTGTGGCCGGACGAGGTGCGGGCGGTGGAGTTCGAATCGCTCGACGGCGCGGCCGAACCCAAGTCGCAGGAGATCCGGATGGCCGAAACGCTCGTCGACAGCATGTCCGACGATTTCGACCCCACCCTCTACACCGACGAATACCAGATCGAGCTGAAGAAGCTCCTCGACGAGGCCATCGAGTCCGGCTCCGGCAAGGTCACCCGGCGCGAGGAGGCCGCGCCCGCCGAGATGGATGCCGAGGTGGTCGACCTGGTCGCCGCCCTGCAGCGCAGCCTGGAGGCCACCGGCCGCCGCACCGCCAAGAGCGAGCCCGCCAAGAAGACCCCCGCTAAGAAGTCCGCGGCGAAGAAATCGACGGCCAGGAAGGCGCCCGCGAAGGCCGCCAAGAAGTCCGCGAAGCAGTCGACCCGCAAAGGCGCCTGA
- a CDS encoding MetQ/NlpA family ABC transporter substrate-binding protein has product MRSLRRLFVFPILLALAAVLAACGERHGGDVVRIGVNDLALPHWNVLKKKAAAQGITIEYVNFSDYNQPNPALSQGRIDLNKFQHVRYLANYNARNNDTLVPIAATEIFPLALYSKKHRSVAEIPQGGQITLSNNPANQVRPLLSLAAAGLVALKGGPSWDSKLTDVDTAASKVRLTTIDPTLTAQSLDSVDAAFVDDTFAQPAGLTQQQVILTDDPQRPELKQYINIFAARAKDKDDPRLLAVTKLYHDPEVEAAVRAESGFDGIFKTNDAADLQATLAELEAKFRR; this is encoded by the coding sequence ATGCGAAGTCTGCGACGGTTATTCGTCTTCCCCATTCTGCTCGCCCTGGCGGCGGTCCTCGCCGCCTGTGGCGAACGTCACGGCGGGGACGTGGTGCGCATCGGTGTGAACGACCTCGCACTGCCGCACTGGAACGTCTTGAAGAAAAAGGCCGCCGCGCAAGGGATCACGATCGAGTACGTGAACTTCTCCGATTACAATCAGCCCAATCCCGCACTGTCGCAAGGCCGTATCGATCTCAACAAGTTCCAGCACGTCCGCTACCTGGCCAATTACAACGCGCGCAACAACGATACGCTGGTTCCGATCGCGGCCACCGAGATCTTCCCGCTCGCGCTGTACTCCAAGAAGCACAGGTCGGTGGCCGAGATCCCGCAGGGCGGGCAGATCACCCTCAGCAACAATCCGGCCAATCAGGTGCGGCCGCTGCTCAGTTTGGCCGCGGCGGGGCTGGTGGCGCTGAAGGGCGGGCCGAGCTGGGACTCGAAACTGACCGATGTCGACACCGCCGCCTCCAAGGTGCGGCTGACCACCATCGACCCGACGCTGACCGCGCAGTCGCTGGACAGCGTGGACGCCGCCTTCGTCGACGACACCTTCGCCCAGCCCGCCGGGCTCACCCAGCAGCAGGTGATCTTGACCGACGACCCGCAGCGCCCGGAGCTGAAGCAGTACATCAATATTTTTGCCGCGCGGGCCAAGGACAAGGACGATCCGCGCCTGCTCGCGGTGACCAAGCTCTACCACGATCCCGAGGTGGAGGCCGCGGTGCGGGCCGAGTCCGGATTCGACGGCATCTTCAAGACCAACGACGCCGCCGACCTGCAGGCCACCCTGGCCGAGCTGGAGGCGAAGTTCCGCCGCTGA
- a CDS encoding lipase family protein, producing MRYGTVAYADARIGSRVLVLLLLVCAVVSLSVGVGAGVAPAGPVESDVPIQPLPVAVLPPELDPFYKTPANVIAETPPGGIIKARQITPALLSVVPFNIDAWQVLFRTNDSHGNAIATVTTVIKPRGGPPAGGFKLLSYQPAEDATAQYCAMSYVVQQGSIPVDQVNSGDTSLGIALGVSQGWAVVITDYEGPDSAYGAAILAGQATLDGIRAAENFAPMQLTGPKTPVAVMGYSGGSIPTGWVAENQPRYAPELNIVGVTMGGVAAADLKAVLHQNNTNLFAGLVGSTLYGFATEYPEVRNLLDTRYDWFGRFMTTFKSFLCRQQNTALFPVWNYLGSYTGPGDPLDIPAVSAAIEAQNLGKHTPRIPMYIYQAQNDEIIPNAGADRVVNQYCRDPNASITYTRELFAEHLVGEAAWLPKGYQFVIDRMNGVPAQQGCVIESPFSTFTDGDFVNLLSKQWPAIAGLVTGLPVGATTG from the coding sequence ATGAGGTACGGAACGGTTGCCTACGCCGATGCCCGGATCGGGTCGCGGGTGCTGGTTCTCCTGCTCCTCGTTTGTGCCGTGGTGTCACTGTCGGTTGGGGTCGGTGCGGGTGTGGCTCCTGCCGGGCCGGTGGAAAGCGATGTTCCGATTCAGCCGTTGCCGGTGGCGGTGCTGCCGCCCGAGCTGGATCCTTTTTACAAGACACCGGCTAACGTGATTGCCGAGACGCCCCCGGGTGGCATTATCAAGGCTCGGCAGATCACTCCCGCGCTGCTGTCGGTCGTGCCGTTCAATATCGATGCCTGGCAGGTGCTGTTTCGCACCAACGACAGTCACGGTAATGCGATCGCGACGGTGACTACCGTGATCAAGCCTCGCGGGGGTCCACCGGCGGGCGGCTTCAAGCTGCTGTCGTATCAGCCTGCCGAGGACGCCACCGCGCAATACTGCGCGATGTCCTATGTGGTGCAGCAGGGTTCGATACCGGTGGACCAGGTCAACTCGGGCGATACCTCGCTGGGGATCGCGCTGGGCGTCTCGCAGGGATGGGCCGTGGTGATCACCGACTACGAGGGGCCCGACTCCGCCTATGGTGCGGCGATCCTGGCCGGTCAGGCCACCCTCGACGGCATTCGCGCGGCGGAGAACTTCGCGCCGATGCAGCTGACCGGACCGAAAACGCCTGTCGCCGTGATGGGCTACTCCGGCGGCAGTATTCCCACCGGATGGGTCGCCGAGAACCAGCCGCGCTACGCGCCCGAGCTCAATATCGTCGGGGTCACGATGGGCGGAGTCGCGGCGGCGGATCTGAAGGCCGTGCTCCACCAGAACAATACGAACCTGTTCGCGGGATTGGTCGGCTCGACACTCTACGGGTTCGCCACCGAATACCCCGAGGTCCGGAATCTGCTGGATACCCGGTACGACTGGTTCGGGCGGTTCATGACGACCTTCAAGAGCTTCCTGTGCCGTCAACAGAACACCGCGCTGTTCCCGGTGTGGAACTATCTGGGGTCCTACACCGGCCCCGGCGACCCGCTCGACATCCCCGCGGTGAGCGCGGCGATCGAGGCCCAGAATCTCGGCAAGCACACTCCCCGCATCCCGATGTACATCTATCAGGCGCAGAACGACGAGATCATCCCGAACGCGGGAGCCGATCGAGTCGTGAACCAGTACTGCCGGGACCCGAACGCCAGCATCACCTACACGCGCGAACTGTTCGCCGAACACCTCGTCGGCGAAGCGGCCTGGCTGCCCAAGGGCTACCAGTTCGTCATCGATCGCATGAATGGTGTTCCCGCACAGCAAGGTTGCGTGATCGAGAGCCCATTCTCCACCTTCACCGACGGCGACTTCGTCAATCTGCTGAGCAAGCAGTGGCCTGCGATCGCGGGCCTGGTGACGGGTCTGCCCGTCGGTGCGACGACCGGATGA
- a CDS encoding MmcQ/YjbR family DNA-binding protein yields the protein MSATGDDVRSYALSLPETSEQFTWGMPTFRVAGKLFLTLPEGETSMAVRCPIADRDELVLAEPGKFWIAAHEANNAWVRVRLAALDDRDELEAIVLDSWRLAAPGHLTGPAVG from the coding sequence ATGAGCGCCACCGGAGACGATGTCCGTAGCTATGCCCTGTCGTTGCCGGAGACCTCCGAGCAGTTCACCTGGGGGATGCCGACCTTTCGGGTGGCGGGCAAGTTGTTTCTCACGTTGCCCGAGGGCGAGACGTCCATGGCGGTTCGCTGTCCCATCGCCGACCGCGACGAACTGGTGCTCGCCGAACCGGGCAAGTTCTGGATCGCCGCGCACGAGGCCAACAATGCCTGGGTGCGGGTGCGGCTGGCCGCCCTGGACGATCGCGACGAGCTGGAGGCGATCGTCCTCGATTCCTGGCGGCTGGCCGCGCCCGGGCATCTCACCGGTCCCGCAGTAGGGTGA
- a CDS encoding class I SAM-dependent methyltransferase encodes MDPGSIAYNDYDGFAREYARHNETSPYNALYERPAILHQAGDVRGLRVLDAGCGSGLHAAELIRRGAAVTGVDLSDGLLAIARERLGDDVPLHRADLTDPLPFGDNTFDLVMAPLVLHYLEHWEPVLREFRRVLAPGGRVVLSTHHPTMDIRVNGTDDYLGTYSFTEDWTRGGRTVTMRFWHRPLRAMLAAFRAAGFTVDEIAEPDPQPEMADIAPQDYRNLTRRAQFLFFTLTAR; translated from the coding sequence GTGGATCCGGGGAGCATCGCGTACAACGATTACGACGGTTTCGCGCGAGAGTACGCGCGGCACAACGAAACCAGCCCGTACAACGCGCTCTACGAACGGCCCGCGATCCTGCATCAGGCGGGCGATGTGCGCGGGCTGCGGGTCCTGGACGCCGGATGCGGCTCCGGTCTGCACGCCGCCGAGCTGATCCGGCGCGGCGCCGCGGTCACCGGCGTGGACCTCAGCGACGGCCTGCTCGCCATCGCCCGCGAGCGGCTCGGCGACGACGTCCCGCTGCACCGCGCGGACCTCACCGACCCACTCCCCTTCGGCGACAACACCTTCGATCTGGTCATGGCCCCGCTGGTGCTGCACTATCTAGAACATTGGGAGCCGGTGCTGCGCGAATTCCGCCGGGTCCTGGCGCCCGGCGGCCGGGTGGTGCTGTCCACCCACCATCCCACGATGGACATCCGGGTCAACGGCACCGACGACTACCTCGGCACCTACTCCTTCACCGAGGACTGGACCCGCGGCGGCCGGACCGTGACCATGCGGTTCTGGCACCGGCCGCTGCGCGCGATGCTGGCCGCCTTCCGCGCCGCCGGATTCACCGTCGACGAGATCGCCGAGCCCGACCCGCAGCCGGAGATGGCCGACATCGCACCGCAGGACTACCGAAACCTCACGCGCCGAGCACAATTCCTGTTCTTCACCCTGACCGCACGCTAG
- a CDS encoding methionine ABC transporter permease produces MHTDWGQLRPVLGEAVGTTIYLVGLTFVVGGVVGLVLGTLLYTTRKGGLLANAPIHLLLNVLVNVVRPIPFIILLAALGPVTLQVVGTTIGTDAAAFVMIVGASFGIARIVEQNLVTVDPGVIEAARSMGAGPLRIILTLLIPEALGPLVLGYTFVVIAIVDMSAMAGTVGGGGLGDFAMVYGYQRFDWQVTLVATLIIIAGVQGVQFAGNWLARRVLRR; encoded by the coding sequence ATGCATACCGATTGGGGACAGTTGCGGCCGGTGTTGGGGGAGGCCGTTGGGACGACCATTTATCTGGTGGGGTTGACGTTCGTGGTGGGTGGGGTGGTGGGGCTGGTGTTGGGCACCCTGCTGTACACCACGCGCAAGGGTGGGCTGTTGGCCAATGCGCCGATTCACCTGTTGCTCAATGTGCTGGTGAATGTGGTGCGGCCGATTCCGTTCATCATTCTGCTGGCGGCGCTGGGGCCGGTGACATTGCAGGTGGTCGGGACGACCATCGGGACCGATGCGGCGGCGTTCGTCATGATCGTGGGCGCCTCGTTCGGCATTGCCCGCATCGTGGAACAGAATCTGGTCACCGTGGATCCGGGGGTCATCGAGGCCGCCCGGTCGATGGGGGCGGGGCCGCTGCGGATCATTCTCACGCTGCTGATTCCGGAAGCGTTGGGGCCCTTGGTGCTCGGCTATACCTTCGTGGTGATCGCCATCGTCGACATGTCGGCCATGGCCGGAACGGTCGGCGGCGGTGGGCTGGGCGATTTCGCCATGGTCTACGGCTATCAGCGGTTCGACTGGCAGGTCACACTGGTGGCGACGCTGATCATTATCGCCGGGGTGCAGGGCGTGCAGTTCGCCGGGAACTGGCTCGCCCGCCGGGTGCTGCGCCGCTGA
- a CDS encoding GNAT family N-acetyltransferase: MDSDIAIVPMGLGHLREVLDLGHESFDTNTKPYTSWSLTSVVEHLDNPDGSCWVALDSDRVVGFVLGSLEFELRDDWAYLEWIAVAPDMQGRGIAGRLVEICCQTMFARGARRIVTDVEAGNTASATMMTRHGFVDATTVTLFVRPNPEEPDLVAEDASPPLTHATKRTFARTGRLRR, from the coding sequence ATGGACTCCGACATAGCCATCGTTCCCATGGGCCTCGGCCATCTGCGCGAGGTCCTCGACCTCGGCCATGAGTCGTTCGACACCAACACCAAGCCCTACACGTCCTGGTCGCTGACCTCCGTGGTCGAACACCTCGACAATCCCGACGGCTCCTGCTGGGTGGCCCTGGATTCAGACCGTGTGGTCGGGTTCGTGCTCGGCTCACTGGAATTCGAATTGCGGGACGACTGGGCCTACCTGGAGTGGATCGCGGTCGCGCCCGATATGCAGGGCCGCGGCATCGCCGGGCGGCTGGTGGAGATCTGCTGCCAGACCATGTTCGCCCGGGGAGCGCGCCGCATCGTCACCGACGTCGAAGCCGGGAACACCGCCTCGGCGACGATGATGACGCGGCACGGGTTCGTCGACGCCACCACCGTCACCCTGTTCGTCCGCCCCAACCCCGAGGAGCCGGACCTCGTCGCCGAGGACGCCAGCCCACCCCTCACCCACGCCACCAAGCGCACCTTCGCCCGCACGGGCCGTCTGCGCCGGTAA
- a CDS encoding MetQ/NlpA family ABC transporter substrate-binding protein, with protein MHDDHSGARVKFHRVLAIPVLVATAALTLTACGGNDSSASGTVVRIGTTDRDSVWEVFEKKAKEQGITLRTTNFSDYKQPNLALSQKQIDVNLFQHLQFLGQYNVAGNDTLTPIGATYIVPLGLYSKKHKALADIPRGGEIAIPNDPTNQARALFVLRSAGLVTFTGTPRQPTPADIDKNASKVKVTPVDAAQTALSLASVDGSVINDTFLQRSGVDPHTALFTDDPKDPSAEPYINALVTRAADKNNPVYLRLVEVWHDPEVQRAEAAATKDTAVEVHRSGPELEQILQRVQQTIREQK; from the coding sequence ATGCACGACGATCATTCGGGAGCACGAGTGAAATTCCATCGGGTACTGGCGATCCCGGTCCTGGTAGCAACCGCGGCCCTCACCCTCACGGCGTGCGGTGGCAATGACAGCTCGGCCTCGGGCACGGTGGTACGGATCGGCACCACGGACCGCGACTCGGTCTGGGAGGTCTTCGAGAAGAAGGCCAAGGAGCAGGGCATCACCCTGCGGACCACCAACTTCTCCGACTACAAGCAGCCCAATCTGGCGCTGTCGCAGAAGCAGATCGATGTGAATCTGTTCCAGCACCTGCAGTTCCTGGGCCAGTACAACGTCGCCGGCAACGACACGCTGACCCCGATCGGCGCGACCTACATCGTGCCGCTGGGCCTGTACTCCAAGAAGCACAAGGCACTGGCCGACATTCCGCGGGGCGGCGAGATCGCGATTCCGAACGATCCCACCAACCAGGCGCGGGCGCTGTTCGTGCTGCGGTCGGCCGGGCTGGTCACGTTCACCGGCACGCCGCGCCAGCCCACGCCCGCCGACATCGACAAGAACGCGTCGAAGGTGAAGGTGACCCCGGTCGACGCCGCGCAGACGGCGCTGTCGCTGGCCTCGGTGGACGGGTCGGTCATCAATGACACCTTCCTGCAGCGTTCGGGCGTGGACCCGCATACCGCGCTGTTCACCGACGATCCGAAGGACCCCTCGGCCGAGCCCTACATCAATGCGCTGGTGACCCGGGCCGCGGACAAGAACAACCCGGTGTATCTGCGGCTGGTCGAGGTGTGGCACGACCCCGAGGTGCAGCGGGCCGAGGCCGCGGCGACCAAGGACACCGCCGTCGAGGTGCACCGCAGCGGGCCGGAGCTGGAGCAGATCCTGCAGCGGGTGCAGCAGACCATTCGCGAGCAGAAGTGA
- a CDS encoding metal-sulfur cluster assembly factor, with translation MSETTPTDEQQLSAEEMRLLEDIEEAMRDVVDPELGINVVDLGLVYGLRVEEDIAVLDMTLTSAACPLTDVIEDQSRNALVRSGLVEDLKINWVWMPPWGPDKITEDGREQLRALGFTV, from the coding sequence ATGAGTGAGACGACCCCGACCGACGAGCAGCAGCTGTCCGCCGAGGAGATGCGGCTGCTCGAGGACATCGAAGAGGCGATGCGCGACGTCGTCGACCCCGAATTGGGTATCAACGTCGTGGATCTCGGCCTGGTCTACGGCCTGCGCGTCGAGGAGGACATCGCCGTCCTGGACATGACCCTCACGTCCGCGGCCTGCCCGCTGACCGACGTCATCGAGGACCAGTCCCGCAACGCCCTGGTCCGCAGCGGCCTGGTCGAGGACCTGAAGATCAACTGGGTCTGGATGCCCCCGTGGGGCCCGGACAAGATCACCGAGGACGGGCGGGAACAGCTGCGCGCCTTGGGCTTCACGGTCTGA
- the sufU gene encoding Fe-S cluster assembly sulfur transfer protein SufU yields the protein MRMEQMYQEVILDHYKHPHHRGLREPFGAQVHHVNPTCGDEVTLRVHIDDNGDVADVSYDGQGCSISQAATSILTDQVIGLPVQQALKVVDSYSEMVSSRGTIEGDEDVLGDGVALAGVSKYPARVKCALLGWMAFKDAVVRITSAEESKHE from the coding sequence ATGCGCATGGAGCAGATGTACCAGGAAGTCATCCTGGACCACTACAAACACCCGCACCATCGCGGGCTGCGGGAGCCGTTCGGTGCGCAGGTGCACCACGTCAACCCGACCTGCGGCGACGAGGTGACCCTGCGCGTACACATCGACGACAACGGCGACGTCGCCGACGTCTCCTACGACGGCCAGGGCTGCTCGATCAGCCAGGCGGCCACCTCGATCCTCACCGATCAGGTCATCGGCCTGCCGGTGCAGCAGGCGCTGAAGGTCGTCGACTCCTACAGCGAGATGGTCTCCAGCCGCGGCACCATCGAGGGCGACGAGGACGTCCTCGGCGACGGTGTCGCGCTGGCGGGTGTGTCGAAGTATCCGGCGCGGGTCAAGTGCGCGCTGCTGGGCTGGATGGCGTTCAAGGACGCGGTGGTTCGGATAACCTCGGCAGAGGAGAGCAAGCATGAGTGA
- the mraY gene encoding phospho-N-acetylmuramoyl-pentapeptide-transferase: MRQILFAAMIALAISIALTPLLIKLFTRRRLGQEIRAEGPRSHQAKRGTPTMGGIAILAAMWAGYLGAHLLGGGHHTQRLSASGLLVLGLTTAMGAVGFLDDFIKLNKGRNLGLTATGKYIGQLGAAVIFGVLALRFPDSTGLTPASRHLSFVRDYPAAVLPLVVFLLGVCFLVVSWSNAVNITDGLDGLAAGSMGFALGAYVIITFWQYINSCRVAAATGCYAVRDPLDLALVCAAGAGACIGFLWWNAAPAKIFMGDTGALALGGLLAGLSITTRTELLMAVIGALFCAEIASVALQVAVFRATGRRVFRIAPFHHHFELGNWAETTVTIRFWLLGGIAAAVGLALFYGEYLAVVG; the protein is encoded by the coding sequence ATGAGGCAGATCCTGTTCGCGGCGATGATCGCGCTGGCGATATCCATCGCCCTGACACCGCTTCTGATCAAACTGTTCACGCGACGGCGACTCGGGCAGGAGATCCGCGCCGAGGGACCGCGCAGCCACCAGGCCAAGCGCGGCACTCCGACCATGGGCGGCATCGCCATCCTGGCCGCCATGTGGGCCGGATACCTCGGCGCGCACCTGCTCGGCGGCGGACACCACACCCAGCGCCTGTCCGCCTCCGGACTGCTGGTCCTCGGGCTCACCACCGCCATGGGCGCGGTCGGATTTCTCGACGACTTCATCAAACTGAACAAGGGCCGCAATCTCGGGCTCACCGCCACCGGGAAATACATCGGGCAGCTGGGCGCCGCGGTGATATTCGGCGTGCTGGCGCTGCGCTTCCCCGACAGCACCGGCCTCACCCCCGCCAGCCGCCACCTGTCGTTCGTCCGCGACTATCCCGCGGCCGTCCTGCCGCTCGTCGTGTTCCTGCTCGGCGTCTGTTTCCTGGTGGTGTCCTGGTCCAATGCGGTCAATATCACCGACGGGCTGGACGGGCTCGCCGCCGGATCGATGGGATTCGCCCTCGGCGCGTACGTGATCATCACGTTCTGGCAGTACATCAATTCGTGCCGGGTCGCGGCGGCGACCGGCTGCTACGCCGTGCGCGACCCGCTGGATCTGGCCCTGGTCTGCGCCGCGGGCGCGGGGGCGTGCATCGGATTTCTGTGGTGGAACGCGGCCCCGGCCAAGATCTTCATGGGCGACACCGGCGCGCTCGCGCTGGGTGGCCTGCTGGCCGGGCTGTCCATCACCACCCGCACCGAGCTGCTGATGGCCGTCATCGGCGCGCTGTTCTGCGCCGAGATCGCGTCAGTGGCGCTGCAGGTCGCCGTGTTTCGTGCCACCGGTCGCCGGGTGTTCCGGATAGCCCCGTTCCATCATCACTTCGAGCTCGGGAATTGGGCCGAGACCACGGTGACCATCCGATTCTGGCTACTCGGCGGCATCGCCGCGGCGGTCGGGCTCGCCCTGTTCTACGGCGAATATCTGGCTGTCGTCGGCTGA
- a CDS encoding cysteine desulfurase, with product MTTTVRTLDVARIRADFPILHRTVRDGKPLVYLDSGATSQRPLAVLDAEREFLTTANAAVHRGAHQLAEEATDAYEGARADIARFVGVQPNEIVFTKNATESLNLVAYSFADDRFPYRVGPGDEIVVTELEHHANLVPWQELARRTGATLKWYGITDDGRIDLDSLELSPATKVVAFTHQSNVTGAVADVAEMVRRAREVGALTVLDACQSVPHAPVDLRELGIDFAAFSGHKMLGPSGVGVLYGRYALLEETPPFITGGSMIETVTMEGSTYAPPPQRFEAGVPMTSQVVGLGAAVRYLDAIGMEAVAAHEHALTGAALEGLGALDGVRIIGPTENVARGGAVSFVVDGIHAHDVGQILDDEGVAVRVGHHCAWPLMRRLGVPATARASFAVYNTLDEVDALVAAVRKAQSFFGVA from the coding sequence ATGACGACGACCGTGCGCACGCTCGATGTGGCGAGGATCCGGGCCGACTTCCCGATCCTGCACCGCACCGTGCGCGACGGAAAACCCCTGGTATACCTGGACTCCGGGGCCACGTCGCAGCGCCCCCTCGCCGTCCTCGACGCCGAGCGGGAATTTCTGACCACCGCCAATGCCGCCGTGCACCGCGGTGCGCACCAGCTGGCCGAGGAGGCCACCGACGCCTACGAGGGCGCCCGTGCCGACATCGCGCGCTTCGTGGGCGTGCAGCCGAACGAGATCGTGTTCACCAAGAACGCGACCGAATCGCTGAACCTGGTGGCCTACTCCTTCGCCGACGACCGGTTCCCGTACCGCGTCGGCCCCGGTGACGAGATCGTCGTCACCGAGCTGGAGCATCACGCGAATCTCGTTCCGTGGCAGGAACTCGCGCGGCGCACGGGGGCCACGCTGAAGTGGTACGGCATTACCGACGACGGCCGCATCGACCTCGACTCGCTCGAGCTGTCGCCCGCCACCAAGGTGGTCGCGTTCACCCACCAGTCCAATGTCACCGGCGCGGTCGCCGATGTCGCCGAAATGGTCCGCCGCGCACGGGAAGTCGGCGCCCTGACGGTGCTCGACGCCTGCCAGTCGGTGCCGCACGCGCCGGTGGACTTGCGGGAGCTCGGGATCGACTTCGCCGCGTTCTCCGGGCACAAGATGCTCGGGCCGTCCGGGGTGGGCGTGCTGTACGGCCGCTACGCGCTGCTGGAGGAGACGCCGCCGTTCATCACCGGTGGTTCCATGATCGAGACGGTCACCATGGAGGGCAGCACCTACGCCCCGCCGCCGCAGCGGTTCGAGGCCGGTGTGCCGATGACCTCGCAGGTGGTCGGATTGGGCGCGGCGGTGCGGTATCTCGACGCGATCGGCATGGAAGCCGTTGCGGCACACGAGCATGCGCTCACCGGTGCGGCGCTCGAGGGCCTCGGCGCGCTCGACGGCGTGCGCATCATCGGCCCGACCGAGAATGTCGCCCGCGGTGGCGCGGTCTCGTTCGTCGTCGACGGCATCCACGCCCACGACGTGGGCCAGATCCTGGACGACGAGGGCGTCGCGGTGCGCGTGGGTCATCACTGCGCGTGGCCGCTGATGCGCCGGCTCGGCGTTCCCGCCACCGCCCGTGCCTCGTTCGCCGTCTACAACACCCTCGACGAGGTCGATGCCCTCGTCGCCGCGGTGCGGAAGGCACAGAGCTTCTTCGGAGTTGCATAG
- the sufC gene encoding Fe-S cluster assembly ATPase SufC, producing the protein MTTLEIKDLHVEVANPDETGEPIKILNGVDLTVKSGETHAIMGPNGSGKSTLSYAIAGHPKYTVTRGSITLDGEDVLAMSVDERARAGLFLAMQYPVEVPGVSMSNFLRTAATAVRGEAPKLRHWVKEVKESMGELDIDPAFAERSVNEGFSGGEKKRHEILQLGLLKPRIAILDETDSGLDVDALRIVSEGVNRYKERENGGVLLITHYTRILRYIQPQFVHVFVGGRIVAEGGPELAEELDANGYVRFTQTATAGA; encoded by the coding sequence ATGACCACCCTCGAAATCAAGGACCTGCACGTCGAGGTCGCCAACCCGGACGAGACCGGCGAGCCCATCAAGATCCTCAACGGCGTCGACCTCACCGTGAAATCCGGTGAGACGCACGCCATCATGGGCCCCAACGGCTCCGGCAAGTCGACGCTGTCCTACGCCATCGCGGGCCACCCCAAGTACACGGTGACCCGGGGCTCGATCACCCTCGACGGCGAGGACGTGCTGGCCATGTCCGTCGACGAACGCGCCCGCGCGGGCCTGTTCCTGGCCATGCAGTACCCGGTCGAGGTGCCCGGCGTCTCGATGTCGAACTTCCTGCGCACCGCCGCCACCGCCGTCCGCGGCGAGGCCCCGAAGCTGCGGCACTGGGTCAAGGAGGTCAAGGAGTCGATGGGCGAGCTGGACATCGACCCCGCCTTCGCCGAGCGCAGCGTGAACGAGGGCTTCTCCGGCGGCGAGAAGAAGCGCCACGAGATCCTGCAGCTGGGCCTGCTCAAGCCGCGCATCGCCATCCTCGACGAGACCGACTCCGGCCTGGACGTCGACGCGCTGCGCATCGTCTCCGAGGGCGTCAACCGCTACAAGGAGCGGGAGAACGGCGGCGTCCTGCTCATCACCCACTACACCCGCATCCTGCGCTACATCCAGCCGCAGTTCGTGCACGTGTTCGTGGGCGGCCGCATCGTGGCCGAGGGCGGCCCCGAGCTGGCCGAGGAACTCGACGCCAACGGCTACGTCCGATTCACCCAGACGGCGACGGCGGGAGCCTGA